One Bradyrhizobium sp. CCGB12 genomic window carries:
- a CDS encoding winged helix-turn-helix domain-containing protein yields the protein MKSGPDIAMVASLVGDPARANMLTALMNGRALTASELAQEAGITPQTASSHLSKLEAGGLVEPEKQGRHRYYRLTDDDVAGVLEGLAGLAARTGHMRVRTGPKDPALRRARICYDHLAGDLGVQMLDTMRARQLVRQKKQEIELTAEGERFLAKHLQISPDMLTHPRRPVCKACLDWSERRHHLAGTLGAAMMQRFAELKWAARDATPGSRVVNFTRAGEKQFAALFGDGKD from the coding sequence ATGAAATCAGGTCCCGACATCGCCATGGTCGCTTCGCTGGTCGGCGATCCCGCCCGCGCCAACATGCTCACCGCGCTGATGAACGGCCGCGCGCTGACCGCGAGCGAGCTGGCGCAGGAGGCCGGCATTACGCCGCAGACCGCGAGCTCCCACCTTTCGAAGCTCGAGGCCGGCGGCCTCGTCGAGCCGGAGAAGCAGGGCCGGCATCGTTATTATCGCCTCACCGATGACGACGTCGCCGGTGTGCTCGAGGGCCTGGCGGGGCTTGCCGCGCGGACCGGCCACATGCGGGTGCGCACCGGCCCGAAGGATCCGGCGCTGCGGCGCGCGCGGATCTGCTACGACCATCTCGCCGGCGATCTCGGCGTGCAGATGCTCGACACCATGCGGGCGCGGCAGTTGGTCAGGCAGAAGAAGCAGGAGATCGAGCTCACGGCCGAGGGCGAGCGCTTCCTCGCCAAGCATTTGCAGATCTCGCCTGATATGCTCACCCATCCTCGCCGGCCGGTATGCAAGGCCTGCCTCGACTGGAGTGAGCGGCGGCACCATCTCGCCGGCACGCTGGGCGCCGCGATGATGCAGCGCTTCGCCGAACTCAAATGGGCCGCGCGCGATGCCACCCCCGGCAGCCGCGTCGTGAATTTCACCCGCGCCGGCGAGAAGCAGTTCGCCGCGCTGTTCGGCGACGGGAAGGATTGA
- a CDS encoding NIPSNAP family protein, whose amino-acid sequence MSVTVFIRYQLDPFKRAQFEEYSKRWLTIIPKCGGDLIGYFMPHEGTNNIAFALITFESLAAYEAYRARLRQDAEGIANFHFAEENKFILAEERTFLRKVVL is encoded by the coding sequence ATGTCCGTCACCGTCTTCATCCGCTACCAGCTCGATCCGTTCAAGCGCGCGCAGTTCGAGGAATACTCGAAACGCTGGCTCACCATCATCCCGAAATGCGGCGGTGACCTGATCGGCTATTTCATGCCGCATGAGGGCACCAACAACATTGCGTTTGCGCTGATCACCTTCGAGAGTCTGGCGGCGTATGAAGCCTATCGTGCGCGGCTGCGGCAGGACGCGGAAGGCATAGCGAACTTTCATTTCGCCGAGGAAAACAAGTTCATTCTCGCAGAAGAGCGCACCTTCCTGCGTAAGGTGGTATTGTAG
- a CDS encoding antibiotic biosynthesis monooxygenase encodes MIAVIFEVWPKPEHRQDYFDLAADLKPLLQTIDGFISVERFESLTEKGKILSVSFWRDETAVEAWRNTMEHRRTQAKGRAKIFADYHLRIASVIRDYGMTDRDEAPKDSRAVHDAG; translated from the coding sequence ATGATCGCCGTGATCTTCGAAGTCTGGCCGAAGCCGGAGCACCGCCAGGACTATTTCGACCTCGCGGCCGACCTGAAGCCACTGCTGCAAACCATCGACGGCTTCATCTCGGTCGAGCGCTTCGAAAGCCTGACCGAGAAGGGCAAGATCCTGTCGGTGTCGTTCTGGCGCGACGAGACGGCGGTCGAGGCCTGGCGCAACACGATGGAACATCGGCGCACCCAGGCCAAGGGCAGGGCGAAGATATTCGCCGACTATCATCTGCGCATCGCCAGCGTCATCCGAGACTACGGCATGACGGATCGAGACGAGGCGCCGAAGGACAGCCGTGCGGTGCACGACGCCGGTTAG
- a CDS encoding SH3 domain-containing protein, which yields MTIFVGPPSLAIRNKPITNELRSVLNTAAEAAGVDTIRITSGGQDALGHGTRRTGSTRHDLGRAADLQCVVGGQALTFTDEAAPPGILRFVMAAAAAGAIGIGAGVGYMGNRTIHVGFGTSVNDHNRLTWGVGGRSATAPQWLRDAAQDGWDGGGPMLPPASADEAIHPGRYAVMARDGLKLRGGPGTNFGSDRTLPAGTELKVVAVSNVDPAWVRVDLEDDGLLDGYVFAAFLAAVEAAPA from the coding sequence ATGACCATTTTTGTTGGGCCTCCGTCCCTTGCCATTCGAAACAAGCCGATCACGAATGAACTGAGAAGCGTGTTGAACACCGCCGCTGAAGCTGCAGGTGTCGACACAATCCGGATTACGTCGGGCGGACAGGATGCGCTCGGTCACGGCACCCGCCGCACCGGATCCACCCGCCACGACCTCGGACGCGCGGCCGATTTGCAATGCGTCGTCGGTGGTCAGGCGCTGACGTTCACCGACGAAGCGGCTCCGCCGGGCATCTTGCGTTTCGTGATGGCCGCGGCTGCAGCTGGCGCCATCGGCATCGGCGCAGGCGTCGGCTACATGGGCAACCGGACGATCCACGTCGGCTTCGGCACCTCCGTCAACGACCACAACAGGCTGACCTGGGGGGTCGGAGGCCGATCGGCCACCGCCCCGCAATGGTTGCGCGATGCGGCGCAGGATGGCTGGGATGGAGGAGGGCCCATGTTGCCGCCGGCGTCGGCTGACGAAGCCATTCATCCCGGGCGTTACGCGGTGATGGCGCGCGACGGCCTGAAGCTGCGTGGTGGCCCGGGCACGAATTTCGGGTCGGACAGAACGCTGCCCGCTGGGACCGAGCTGAAGGTCGTCGCCGTCTCCAACGTCGATCCCGCCTGGGTCCGCGTCGATCTCGAGGATGACGGTCTGCTCGACGGTTACGTCTTTGCAGCCTTTCTCGCCGCGGTCGAAGCTGCGCCGGCTTGA
- a CDS encoding SH3 domain-containing protein, with protein MVSVDDIRWFKQHFRTQIEAALPGTPLDVDMIVAIACQETGYIWSVLRKKNLPLDRVLALCVGDTIDFQGPGRGRQAFPRNKALLLAETNGQGMFDIARDALEQMSAFVRGYERAVANPDKFCHGFGVFQRDLQFFKDDPDYFLERRYENFADTLAQCLGELRRGLKKLGFQSRTSLTDLEFCAVAIAYNTGGFNPAKGLKQGHKDDSGKYYGEQIFDFLTLSRTVDGAEVLAPGRYVVMARGGLKLRGGPGTNFASEKTLPLGSELDVVETSSLDSTWVRVDLEGDGLLDGYVFASFLSPAQQHMASREDVPEPA; from the coding sequence ATGGTGAGCGTCGACGATATCAGGTGGTTCAAGCAGCATTTTCGCACGCAGATCGAGGCAGCCTTGCCGGGCACGCCCCTGGACGTCGACATGATCGTTGCGATCGCGTGCCAGGAAACGGGCTACATCTGGTCCGTGCTCCGCAAGAAGAACCTTCCGCTCGATCGTGTCCTCGCGCTCTGCGTCGGCGACACCATCGATTTCCAGGGGCCGGGCAGGGGACGGCAAGCCTTCCCGCGCAACAAGGCGCTCCTGCTGGCCGAGACCAATGGGCAGGGGATGTTCGACATCGCACGCGATGCCCTGGAGCAGATGTCAGCCTTCGTCCGTGGCTACGAGCGTGCCGTCGCCAATCCTGACAAGTTCTGCCACGGATTTGGAGTGTTTCAGCGCGATCTTCAGTTCTTCAAGGACGATCCGGACTACTTTCTCGAACGGCGCTACGAGAATTTCGCCGATACGCTCGCGCAATGCCTTGGGGAATTGAGGCGCGGGCTGAAGAAGCTCGGCTTTCAGTCGAGGACGAGCCTGACTGATCTCGAATTCTGCGCGGTCGCCATCGCCTACAACACCGGTGGCTTCAATCCGGCGAAAGGTTTGAAGCAAGGCCACAAGGATGACAGCGGGAAATATTACGGCGAGCAGATCTTCGACTTTCTGACGTTGTCGCGGACGGTCGACGGCGCTGAGGTGTTGGCGCCGGGACGTTACGTCGTGATGGCCCGCGGCGGCCTGAAGCTGCGTGGCGGCCCGGGGACGAACTTTGCCTCGGAAAAGACCCTTCCGCTCGGCAGCGAATTGGACGTCGTCGAGACCAGCAGCCTGGATTCGACCTGGGTGCGGGTGGACCTGGAAGGCGACGGCCTTCTCGACGGTTACGTGTTTGCAAGCTTCCTCTCGCCGGCCCAGCAACATATGGCCTCACGAGAGGACGTCCCCGAGCCGGCCTGA
- a CDS encoding oxaloacetate decarboxylase, with amino-acid sequence MHVTTADKRATFRKMHESGCFILPNPVDVGSAKALQHLGFKAIASSSAGFAWTIGKADNRVTVEDVCQHLAALSSAVDIPVNADFEGGFAVEPDKVADNVERCVRTGVAGLSIEDSTGDKAKPLYDRALAVERIEASRKAIGDSGTLLVGRCEAYLWGVTDLKLVIDRLSAYADAGADCLYAPGLKSREDIAAVVKAVHPKPFNLLIGGSGLSLQEAADLGVRRISVGGSLARAAWGGFMRAAKEMAEQGTFAELGNGYSGGELNKMFS; translated from the coding sequence ATGCACGTCACGACCGCGGACAAGCGCGCGACATTCAGGAAGATGCACGAGAGCGGCTGTTTCATCCTGCCCAATCCGGTCGACGTCGGCAGCGCGAAAGCGTTGCAGCATCTCGGCTTCAAGGCGATCGCGTCATCGAGTGCGGGCTTTGCCTGGACCATCGGCAAGGCCGACAACCGTGTCACCGTCGAGGACGTCTGTCAGCATCTGGCAGCATTGAGCTCGGCGGTCGACATTCCCGTGAACGCGGATTTCGAGGGTGGCTTTGCAGTCGAGCCCGACAAGGTCGCCGACAATGTCGAGCGCTGTGTGCGTACCGGCGTGGCCGGCCTGTCGATCGAGGATTCCACTGGCGACAAGGCCAAGCCGCTCTACGACCGCGCGCTCGCGGTCGAGCGGATCGAGGCTTCGCGCAAGGCGATCGGCGATAGCGGCACGCTGCTGGTCGGCCGGTGTGAAGCTTATCTGTGGGGTGTCACCGACCTCAAGCTCGTCATCGACAGGCTCAGCGCCTACGCGGACGCCGGCGCCGACTGCCTCTATGCGCCGGGTCTGAAGAGCCGCGAGGACATCGCCGCGGTGGTGAAGGCGGTGCATCCGAAGCCGTTCAACCTCCTGATCGGCGGTTCCGGTCTGTCGCTTCAGGAAGCCGCCGATCTCGGCGTCCGCCGGATCAGCGTCGGCGGCTCGCTCGCCCGCGCCGCCTGGGGCGGCTTCATGCGCGCGGCGAAGGAGATGGCAGAGCAGGGGACCTTCGCCGAGCTCGGCAACGGCTATTCCGGCGGCGAGCTCAACAAGATGTTCAGCTAG
- a CDS encoding trimeric intracellular cation channel family protein: MWSLPPTDSVLHFLSLVAVAAQGMTAALAAGRRSMDWLGVCFLGCITALGGGTLRDLFLGHYPLAWVQKPIYLALAGGAALVTILIARLVHRLKVAFIVLDAIGLVVFTMIGCDVAWQMDATLPIVIVSGMVTGCAGGVLRDVLCNDVPLLFRSELYASVSVVTGLFYATAFGLQLNAELWTILTFVLGLSFRLLAVRYKWEMPKFVFTGDEEK, translated from the coding sequence ATGTGGAGCCTGCCACCAACTGATAGCGTGTTGCATTTCCTGTCGCTGGTTGCGGTGGCCGCGCAGGGCATGACGGCTGCGCTCGCTGCCGGACGCCGCAGCATGGACTGGCTAGGGGTCTGCTTCCTCGGCTGCATCACCGCGCTCGGTGGCGGCACGCTGCGCGATCTCTTTCTCGGACATTATCCGCTGGCTTGGGTGCAGAAGCCGATCTATCTCGCGCTGGCGGGCGGCGCGGCTTTGGTCACCATCCTGATCGCGCGTCTCGTGCACCGGCTGAAGGTCGCCTTCATCGTGCTCGATGCCATCGGCCTCGTCGTCTTCACCATGATCGGCTGTGACGTTGCCTGGCAGATGGATGCGACGCTGCCGATCGTCATCGTCTCCGGCATGGTGACCGGCTGCGCCGGCGGCGTGTTGCGCGACGTGCTCTGCAACGACGTGCCGCTGCTGTTTCGCTCCGAACTGTACGCCAGCGTCTCGGTGGTGACGGGACTGTTCTACGCGACGGCGTTTGGATTGCAGCTCAACGCCGAGCTCTGGACGATCCTGACCTTCGTGCTTGGCCTCAGCTTCCGCCTGCTCGCGGTGCGCTACAAATGGGAGATGCCGAAATTCGTCTTCACGGGAGATGAGGAGAAGTAG
- a CDS encoding cytochrome c: MRTILVVIALCSAVANAAVAAEPSPELIAHGKALVESGDCAGCHTADPAKPFAGGKRIDTSFGAIYTPNLTPDRDSGIGAWSDADFTRALRYGVAPDGSNYYPAFPYPYFTRMTKDDTLAIRAYLGTLAPVTSRNKPPELRWPFGYRGLMRVWNYLYFKPGLFEPDQSQSAAWNRGGYLVTGLGHCGACHTPKNYFGADKQAQALSGSEVGDWYAPRLDGAARTGLKSWSAQDITEYLQSGRNAKSHAGGPMAEVIVNSTSKMSDADVRAIAVYLKGLPPARRETIVTPPDDAEMKAGQAVYAKLCVACHEADGTGSPRIYPPLPGNALLQSINPSSTLRIILDGAHTVTTPRAPNTGEMPAYAKQLSDDEIAAVTNYIRNSWGNAGPLVTPAQVAKARKQE, translated from the coding sequence ATGCGGACGATTCTGGTGGTGATCGCGTTGTGCAGTGCGGTTGCGAACGCGGCCGTTGCCGCAGAGCCGTCGCCGGAGTTGATCGCCCATGGCAAGGCGCTGGTCGAGTCCGGCGACTGCGCGGGCTGCCACACCGCCGATCCGGCAAAGCCGTTCGCGGGCGGAAAGCGCATCGATACGTCCTTCGGTGCGATCTATACGCCGAACCTGACCCCGGACCGTGACTCCGGAATCGGCGCCTGGTCGGACGCCGACTTCACACGCGCCTTGCGCTATGGCGTCGCGCCTGATGGTTCGAACTATTATCCGGCGTTTCCCTATCCCTATTTCACGCGGATGACGAAGGACGACACGCTGGCGATCCGGGCTTATCTGGGGACGCTGGCGCCCGTCACCAGCCGCAACAAGCCGCCGGAGCTGCGCTGGCCGTTCGGCTATCGCGGCTTGATGCGGGTCTGGAACTATCTGTACTTCAAGCCGGGCCTGTTCGAGCCCGACCAGAGTCAGAGCGCCGCGTGGAACAGAGGCGGCTATCTCGTCACCGGTCTCGGCCATTGCGGCGCCTGCCATACGCCGAAAAACTATTTTGGCGCGGACAAGCAGGCGCAGGCTCTGTCCGGCAGCGAGGTCGGCGACTGGTATGCGCCAAGGCTCGATGGCGCTGCCCGCACCGGGCTGAAATCGTGGAGTGCCCAGGACATCACCGAATATCTGCAAAGCGGGCGCAACGCCAAGAGCCATGCCGGCGGGCCGATGGCGGAGGTGATCGTCAATTCGACCTCGAAGATGAGCGATGCCGACGTGCGCGCGATCGCGGTCTATTTGAAGGGCCTGCCTCCGGCGCGGCGCGAGACGATCGTCACGCCGCCCGATGATGCCGAGATGAAGGCCGGCCAGGCGGTCTACGCAAAGCTCTGCGTCGCCTGCCATGAGGCCGATGGCACCGGCAGCCCGCGGATCTACCCACCGCTGCCCGGCAATGCGCTGCTGCAATCGATCAATCCGTCCTCCACCTTGCGCATCATCCTCGACGGCGCCCACACCGTGACGACGCCGCGCGCGCCCAATACCGGCGAGATGCCGGCCTATGCCAAGCAATTGTCCGACGACGAGATCGCGGCGGTGACGAACTACATCCGCAACTCCTGGGGCAATGCAGGCCCGCTGGTGACACCGGCGCAGGTGGCGAAGGCGAGAAAGCAGGAGTAG